In the genome of Telluria mixta, the window GATCGATCAGGGCATGGAGCGTACCGGCGGCCTCCCCGCCGAAACCGACGACGAGTGCCGGATGCTCGCGGACGCGAGTGAGGAACAGCACGAGGTCGAAGCCGCTGCGCCGGATGAATGGCAGCACCAGTTCCAGCCAGAAGGCGGCCGCCGCATAGCGGTGGGCACCCGTGCGCGGCAGCGGCAGCACGAGGCTCTTGTGCAGGCTGGCGGGACGGCTGTGCATCACGGGCTGCAGCAGCAGGCCGAGCCCGAGGATCATCCGGTTGACCGCCAGTTCAAGTTGCGCCGTCAGTTCGCCGACGGTGGACAACGCCAGATAGCTGTCCAGCGCGGCATCGTGTTCGCCCAGCGTGACGGGAGCGTCCGCGATCGCCTGCAGGTAGGCACTCGGATCGCTGCTGCCCAGCACCTGGGGTGCCATGCCCTCGAGGTAATCCCACAACGGCGCGAAAGCGAGCGGGCAGCGCGCGACGAAGCCGGCGGGATCGGGCACGTCGACGGTGCGCATCATCAGGAACGGGAAGCGGCGCCCCGAGCGGTCGTGGCTCGCGACGAGGTGGCCGGCGACGGCATGGCGCCGGTCCGGCCCCACGAAGGCGAAGCTGGCCGGGGCCATCGCATCATAGTTCAGCTTCCAGCGTGCATCGGACGGCAGCCGCGTCATGACCTGCGCAATCCAGTCGTCCAGCATGCCGATGACGGGCTGGTCGTCGGCCAGCTTGACGAAGTCGCTGTGCGCCGGGATCTTGCCGAAATAGCCGATGCGGCTCATTGCGCGCGCGCGCGGGGCGGCACGGTTCAGGGCGCGGTTCACTGCGCCGCTCCCGCCAGCGCGGGACCCGCGCCACTGGTGCCCACCGCGCCCGCGCGGCCGACGACGGCGTCCGGCAGGCGCAGGCCGCGGAAGCCCTGGCTGGCCTGGGCGTTGCCCCCGGACGTGTCCGTGCTGCTGACGCGCTTCAGGTTCACGGCCACCGAGACGTTGCCCGCATTCCAGCGCAATTCGTGCGTGCCCGCGTCCAGCCGTTTCTTCGTTGCCGCCTCGATCATCTTCTGCAGACCGAACTCGCCCGGCTCGTTGAACAGCTCGACCGTGCGGCCATCGAACGTGACGGCGCTGATCTTCGCGCCGCTGCTGCCCTGCGGACCGGGATGCACCATATTGACCCAGGCCGGTGGCGTGTTCCGGTAGCGCAGCTGCTGGCCGTCGATCTCGATCGTGTATTCGGTGACGCCGGGCGCGGTCAGCGGCAGCAGCTGGAACACGGTCTGCGGGCCGCCGCCGGCCGCCACGCCGTTGGCCGACAACGGTGCCACCCAGCCGGGGAAGCCGCTGACCACCTGCGGCGCCAGCGTGATGCCGATGTCGGCCCAGGTACGGCTGCTGAGCACGTCGCCGCGGCGCACGACGAGCGGCCCCATCGTCGTACCCACGAATTTGGCGACGACGCCGTCCGGTCCGAACACCTGGCCGATCTCGGCCGGCGTGGCCTGGATCTGGGCGGAGGGTGCGAACGGGTACTTGGCGGCCAGCGTCTTCTGGAACGGTTCGACGACCTGTGCCTGCCACGTCCGGTTGATCTCCGATTCCGACGGCAGCACGATCATCGCGAACGTCTGCACGAGCGGACGCACGAGCAGCGGACGCAACATCTGCTTCTGCGTGTCCGTCATCCCCGTCAGCATCTGCTCGTCGACGTATTTCAGCGCATCGGCCAGCTCGGAACCACTACCCTCCAGCGTCTGCTGCATCAGCTGCCTGGCGCCGGGGCCGGGATCGCCCTGGTTCTTCAACTGGTTCAGGCGGCTGCGCAGCTTCGACAACGCATCGAGGTAGCCCGTCATCAGCGACGCATCTTTTTCCTTGACCCCGACCAGCCGCGCGACCCCTGCGAAC includes:
- the tagF gene encoding type VI secretion system-associated protein TagF encodes the protein MNRALNRAAPRARAMSRIGYFGKIPAHSDFVKLADDQPVIGMLDDWIAQVMTRLPSDARWKLNYDAMAPASFAFVGPDRRHAVAGHLVASHDRSGRRFPFLMMRTVDVPDPAGFVARCPLAFAPLWDYLEGMAPQVLGSSDPSAYLQAIADAPVTLGEHDAALDSYLALSTVGELTAQLELAVNRMILGLGLLLQPVMHSRPASLHKSLVLPLPRTGAHRYAAAAFWLELVLPFIRRSGFDLVLFLTRVREHPALVVGFGGEAAGTLHALIDPIVAADQQVHLADNAWIDEQLGLDVDVRALASYLEQPALPLRLAHELFLKTFIGAAP